The segment TCCCGCTGCTGGCGCGCATCATAACCGTGGCCGACACCTTCGACGCCATGACCACCAACCGTCCCTACCAGGCGGCCATGGACCCGGAGTACGTGGTGCGCATCATCAATTCGCTGGCCAACACCAAGTTCGATCCCAAGGTGGTGGCGGCGCTGACTTCGGTCTTCGAGCGGGGAGCGCTGCGGCTCACGCGCGCCGCGGTGGTGACCGAAGCCGCGGCCGCCAGCGCGGCCGCACCCGCCCCTGCGGTGGCCGCCGGCGCCAGCCAGAGCGCCTCCACCGACTAGCCACGGCCGGCTCTTCCCTCTCCGCTATAATGGCTGCGCGGCGCGATGTCGCGCGGCTTCCGCGTGCCGCCGCTCCAGCCCATGATCCAGACCCTGTTCGGCGGCAGCGAAAAGAAGTCCGGCTTCTTCGACCGCATGAAGGAAGCGGTCACGCGCACCCGCGAGAACCTGACCGGGCGGCTGGAGGACATCGTGGGAGCGCGCGAGATCGACCGCGCCACCCTGGACGGCCTGGAAGGCTCGCTGCTGGGCGCCGACCTGGGCACCGCCGTCACCCAGCAGGTGCTGGGCACGCTGCGCGAGAAGGCCGACCGCAAACAGATCAAGGATGTGGGCGAACTCAAGCGCCTGCTCAAGGAAGAGCTGCTGCAGATCCTGGCCGCCACCAGCGAGCGCCCGGTGAAGAAGGTGGAAGGGCCGGAGGTCATCCTGGTGGTGGGGGTGAACGGCACCGGCAAGACCACCACCATCGGTAAGCTGGCGCAGCACTTCCGGGCGCAGGGCAAGACCGCGCTGATGGCCGCCGCCGACACCTTCCGCGCCGCCGCCATCGAGCAACTGGAGATCTGGGGCTCGCGCACCGGGGTGGAGGTCATCAAGACCAAGCCCGGCGGCGATCCCTCGGCGGTGCTCTACGACGCGCTGCAGGCGGCCACCGCGCGCGGCACCGATTACGTCATCGTGGACACGGCGGGGCGGCTTCACACCAAGTCGCCGCTCATGGAAGAGTTGGCCAAGATGCGGCGCACCGCGGGCAAGCTGGTGGCGGACGCGCCCCACGAGGTCCTGCTGGTACTGGACGCCACCACCGGCCAGAACGGGCTGCAGCAGGCCCGCCTGTTCACCCAGTCGGCGGGCGTCACCGGCATCGTGCTCACCAAGCTGGACGGCACCGCCAAGGGCGGCATCGTGGTGGCCATCTCGCGCGAACTGGGCCTGCCGGTGCGCTACGTGGGCGTGGGCGAGAAGGCCGGCGACCTGCTGCCCTTCGATCCCAGGGAGTTCGTGGATTCGTTGTTCGCATAAGCTTTCACCGCAGAGAGCGCAGAGAACGCGGAGAGGACCCAGACATGTTGCGCAGGATCCGGAAGCTGCTCTCGAACATCCTCACCCCTCGGAGAAAGCGCGAGCCCGAGCCACCGCGCGAGCCCTACGCCGAGCGCCTGGCGCCGGTGCGCCGCGGTCCCAAGGGCCGCAGCGGCGCGGCCGCGGTGGCCGAGCCCGACGAAGAGTGACCGTGCCGTCTAGGCCCAATACCGACGGACAGTTCCTGCTGCGCGCTCTGGAGCTGGCGCACCAGGGGATCGCCCTGGCCTCGCCCAATCCCTGCGTGGGCGC is part of the Terriglobales bacterium genome and harbors:
- a CDS encoding HD domain-containing phosphohydrolase, yielding VANILRPVEQLREMLPGIELHHESLDGRGYPHGMKGDEIPLLARIITVADTFDAMTTNRPYQAAMDPEYVVRIINSLANTKFDPKVVAALTSVFERGALRLTRAAVVTEAAAASAAAPAPAVAAGASQSASTD
- the ftsY gene encoding signal recognition particle-docking protein FtsY — encoded protein: MSRGFRVPPLQPMIQTLFGGSEKKSGFFDRMKEAVTRTRENLTGRLEDIVGAREIDRATLDGLEGSLLGADLGTAVTQQVLGTLREKADRKQIKDVGELKRLLKEELLQILAATSERPVKKVEGPEVILVVGVNGTGKTTTIGKLAQHFRAQGKTALMAAADTFRAAAIEQLEIWGSRTGVEVIKTKPGGDPSAVLYDALQAATARGTDYVIVDTAGRLHTKSPLMEELAKMRRTAGKLVADAPHEVLLVLDATTGQNGLQQARLFTQSAGVTGIVLTKLDGTAKGGIVVAISRELGLPVRYVGVGEKAGDLLPFDPREFVDSLFA